A section of the Methanocaldococcus sp. FS406-22 genome encodes:
- a CDS encoding isopentenyl phosphate kinase translates to MLTILKLGGSILSDKNMPFSVKWDNLERIAMEIKNALDYYKNQNKDIKLILVHGGGAFGHPVAKKYLKVENGKKVFINMEKGFWDIQKAMRRFNNIVIDTLQSYDIPAISIQPSSFVVFGDKLIFDTSAIKEMLKRDLIPVVHGDIVVDDNMGYKIISGDDIVPYLANELKADLILYATDVDGVLINNKPIKRIDEKNIDEILNYLSGSNSIDVTGGMRYKIEIIRKNKCRSFVFNGNKVGNVYKALLGEVEGTEIDFSE, encoded by the coding sequence ATGCTAACTATTTTAAAATTAGGAGGAAGTATTTTATCAGATAAAAATATGCCTTTTTCAGTAAAATGGGACAATTTAGAGAGAATAGCGATGGAGATAAAAAATGCCTTAGATTATTATAAAAACCAAAATAAAGATATAAAATTAATACTTGTCCATGGTGGTGGAGCTTTTGGGCATCCTGTAGCTAAAAAATACTTAAAAGTTGAAAATGGTAAAAAAGTGTTTATAAATATGGAAAAGGGATTTTGGGATATACAGAAAGCTATGAGGAGATTTAACAACATAGTTATAGACACTTTACAGAGCTATGACATACCAGCTATCTCTATACAACCATCTTCATTTGTTGTTTTTGGAGATAAGCTAATTTTTGACACCTCTGCTATAAAAGAGATGCTTAAAAGAGATTTAATTCCAGTAGTTCATGGTGATATAGTAGTTGATGACAACATGGGCTATAAAATAATTTCTGGAGATGATATAGTTCCATACTTAGCTAATGAATTAAAAGCTGATTTAATACTCTATGCTACAGATGTTGATGGTGTTTTAATTAACAATAAGCCAATAAAAAGGATAGATGAGAAAAATATCGATGAAATATTAAATTATCTGAGTGGCTCTAACAGCATAGATGTTACTGGTGGAATGAGGTATAAGATAGAGATAATTAGAAAAAATAAGTGTAGGAGTTTTGTATTTAACGGAAATAAAGTAGGAAATGTTTATAAAGCTTTATTGGGAGAAGTTGAAGGGACAGAGATTGATTTCTCAGAATAA
- a CDS encoding TIGR00375 family protein, translating to MIANVDLHIHSRFSGGTSKDMNVENILKYGKLKGLNIIGTGDCTHPDYLEEIKQYKDRELILTTEIEDKNRVHHLILLPSISKVEELREVLKKYSKDIDKEGRPRVSIGGAELLEIVRDVDGLIGPAHAFTPWTSIYKSFDSIYDCYNKKPDFVELGLSADTDMADMIPELRDLPFLSNSDAHSYHPHRLGREFNQIEVDYIGGVEDNFEQIKKAIKHNKIVANYGLDPKLGKYHLTACSKCHTRFKLEDAKKYNWKCPKCGGSIKKGVLSRVEELSDGKIEHPEFRPPYYKLIPLAEMISLTIGKGIFTKAVQSLWEEFIKKYGNEIEVLINADIEELAKIHPKVAETINLFRRGKIYIYPGGGGEYGKISFKPQKVEWYREEITLDRWLKQ from the coding sequence ATGATAGCAAATGTGGATTTGCATATACACTCAAGATTTTCTGGTGGGACTTCTAAGGATATGAATGTAGAGAATATTTTAAAGTATGGAAAATTAAAGGGATTAAATATCATTGGGACTGGCGATTGCACACATCCAGATTATTTGGAAGAGATAAAGCAATATAAAGATAGAGAACTAATTTTAACTACTGAAATTGAAGATAAGAATCGAGTTCATCATCTTATTTTATTGCCTTCAATAAGTAAGGTTGAAGAGCTTAGAGAGGTTTTAAAAAAATACTCTAAGGATATTGATAAAGAGGGAAGGCCGAGAGTATCTATTGGTGGAGCTGAGCTTTTAGAAATTGTTAGAGATGTTGATGGCTTAATAGGGCCTGCCCACGCCTTTACTCCATGGACTTCAATATATAAGTCATTTGATTCAATATACGACTGCTATAACAAAAAACCTGACTTTGTAGAACTCGGTTTATCGGCAGATACTGATATGGCGGATATGATTCCAGAGTTGAGAGATTTACCATTTTTATCAAATTCTGATGCCCATTCATATCATCCTCATAGATTGGGAAGAGAATTTAACCAGATAGAGGTTGATTATATTGGAGGAGTTGAGGATAACTTTGAACAAATCAAAAAAGCAATAAAACATAATAAAATAGTGGCTAATTATGGATTAGACCCAAAATTGGGAAAATATCATTTAACCGCCTGTTCAAAATGCCATACAAGGTTTAAGTTGGAAGATGCTAAGAAATATAATTGGAAATGTCCAAAGTGTGGAGGAAGCATAAAAAAGGGAGTTTTAAGTAGAGTTGAAGAGCTGAGTGATGGGAAGATAGAGCATCCAGAATTTAGACCTCCATATTATAAGCTGATTCCATTAGCTGAGATGATTAGCTTAACTATAGGCAAAGGGATATTTACAAAGGCTGTTCAAAGCTTATGGGAAGAGTTTATTAAAAAATATGGGAATGAAATTGAGGTTTTAATAAACGCAGATATTGAGGAATTAGCTAAGATTCATCCAAAAGTGGCAGAAACCATTAATCTGTTTAGAAGAGGAAAAATATATATCTATCCAGGTGGTGGAGGGGAGTATGGAAAGATTTCATTTAAACCACAAAAAGTAGAGTGGTATAGGGAAGAGATAACTTTAGATAGGTGGTTAAAACAGTAA